In one window of Acanthopagrus latus isolate v.2019 chromosome 15, fAcaLat1.1, whole genome shotgun sequence DNA:
- the golga4 gene encoding golgin subfamily A member 4 isoform X2: MFKKLKQRINEEQSPQRNAQSPQQAQTGGGDRRGSQTLPFHPDGTPSPSDRENASKGPARSPRGSINGDGSASPHREETPSLVQKLQLKVPSMESLIRGGASRAENLFRSPSKENLVRSSSRDSLTPLGENDSLGAPMYDPPSDIESEAEEPPGTTESLSKEQLMHRLLRVERSLGKYRGKYSELVTAYRTVQRDKEKTQVILSQSQDKALRRIGELREELQMDQQAKKHLQEEFDAALEEKDQMITVLQTQVALLKKRAKGFSDGPVPPEDDVPQSEDAPDSSTQSPSKEQGEEVTEGEGNSDPTKLMEALQKRVKRQENLLQKCKEVMRTHKERSAQLGTENETLQEQLQERLQELEKIKELHTTEKTKLITQLRDAKNLIEQLEQDKGMVIAETKRQMHETLEMKEEEVAQLRSRLQQATAQKEELQEQKEKAEKSAFEELERALGVAQKAEEARKQLQVQLEERVKEVERVNEEERKSLQEKLTRVKQEVVTIMKKSSEETVVNMEKLHKEALAAKEEEMSARINKAVEQCKEEFAQLGKERDQQASLALEDVELQKTAIRTEADNKVKDIQLELEAARTRILELESSLEKISQDGSCLSHELSKQLDELKDKHKEQISALEEKHQEQLEKHKGTLTQQHDAALEELKEKHQAEVETLLKDKELQFQAHVEDMNQKTLEKLEAKQSELEAVSAELSEALKGKQLLEQKLVAAEEVHRLAQQEHEKRFQEWEAKHNVELANIKQEHEQSLGGIEKTLKEELNALKIVLREKEKEIKEHMLKQKTLQEESQELNVKVKEVEELQQCLSQSKLDNESLKESNAQLSEISKDLDQCRKDLSDLEHQLEVAKNDCQQKEKSLQELEQQLQQSKKELSEKEKSFTAELNTKQEEQTCLMKLLDDEKADHEKKLKNTIRERDEIETKLKTQETKMEKLKQKAKDMHESYKKKIQQNEENMKIELAKKEKELQQKEQQVQEKIIEMAQKSSQGLSSTVSELQANHKEEVEKLHDTHKHEIEELERRLQEKLAQQEEELMEKHSNILQEKAQELEEISQQLSRGKQENEQVLCELKDLKEELVIRETTVQKLQEELNEAAVKLESLSQAEALLKEQMESVERNLNQALNERNSLQDQLNATKEEDTEKLKTLSDKLEETEMQLKALEGSRCKETEELQTKFEESSSQLQAAIHTKEERICTLEENLRQQTEANKNLCISLDQMTAQVNAQTEHVEALTHEKENNSQSISEKVQKIEELSEANRIISESIKANELRISDLESIISDLKNQLASSIKEKEEAINQLNQQYEEERHQAAETIERLEQERKSALEQADVLRSSLSEYDTKFTQNDNTIMCLQGRLDELEREIAEKNEALQTLTASIDNQSISKSEMDQVLSEKEQKVSGLTSELEGSISRLGELQEQLALKTKECEQLTADLKQQHSIRESEKKELVEQLQQTQMQCTQNGNLEQEMVEKLRSLEEECKHKLESQRAEFEKAKDEILQSKEENLKATEEKLSAESARKVSELKKKAEQKIGQIKKQLTSQLEEKEQVIKSLQTSLDEMKSNETAGKQHAETLEEKTKTLEDALVKLKEEQEKNLEQILSNERLEKEKSLEELKNAYEEKLRDVAQQGELKENESALHEIEARLKEAEEQNGNLAAEINRLREEICEKEAQLDQHQETIKQIQNSSRPEAETMVECSSVQQTMSAMENHSTEDGDSLESVKSNLSQVKNEKEKILKDFTRLQKDIRLLRKEHEQDLEYMKKELLEEHEEKLKLELEDVEMKHNSAIKQLMREVNTQLALKEAELNTAVKEAIAKAQSVEAELISIHREEVSQLKKLVAQKEDDLHRTVQKYEQVLQSREEEMGDRVWQVQKELEELQGRSRVTVEEEMTPEELQAQLAEKTTLLSEARLKEQGFIEKIHSLEDKIKCFHRSTVVTHLGSTFKDPGFNSSDSLSEATEMEYLRKVLFEYMMGRETKTMAKVITSMLKFPPDQAQKVLDKEDTKTITWLR, encoded by the exons ATGtttaaaaaactgaagcagaggaTTAACGAGGAGCAGTCTCCGCAGAGGAATGCGCAGTCACCACAGCAGGCCCAg ACAGGTGGTGGAGACCGGCGCGGCAGCCAAACCCTCCCGTTTCATCCAGATGGCACGCCCTCCCCCAGTGACAGAGAG AATGCCTCTAAAGGACCAGCAAGGTCTCCCAGAGGTAGCATCAATGGGGACGGAAGTGCCTCTCCTCAT agagaggagacgcCGTCACTTGTCCAAAAATTGCAGTTAAAAGTCCCCTCGATGGAGTCGTTGATTCGTGGCGGTGCCAGTCGCGCAGAGAACCTGTTCCGCTCTCCCTCTAAAGAAAACCTGGTCCGAAGCTCATCACGAGACTCTCTGACGCCTTTGGGAGAAAATGATTCCCTCGGTGCCCCTATGTATGATCCCCCCTCAGATATTGAGAGCGAGGCTGAGGAGCCACCAGGAACTACAGAGTCCCTCTCCAAAGAGCAGCTGATGCACCGACTGCTCAGAGTGGAGAGGAGCCTGGGGAAGTACAGGGGGAAGTACTCAGAG CTGGTTACAGCGTACAGAACAGTGCAGcgagataaagaaaaaacacag GTTATCCTCAGTCAGAGTCAAGATAAAGCTCTCCGCAGGATAGGGGAGCTGCGGGAG GAGCTTCAAATGGACCAGCAAGCCAAGAAACACCTACAGGAAGAGTTTGATGCTGCGCTGGAGGAGAAGGATCAGATGATTACTGTACTGCAAACACAG GTTGCTCTGTTGAAGAAACGAGCTAAGGGTTTCTCTGACGGTCCTGTGCCTCCTGAGGATGACGTCCCTCAATCTGAAGATGCTCCGGACTCTTCCACACAGAGTCCTTCAAaggagcagggagaggaagTCACTGAAG GAGAGGGCAACAGTGATCCGACCAAACTCATGGAGGCCCTGCAGAAGAGAGTTAAGAGGCAGGAAAACCTCCTGCAGAAGTGCAAAGAAGTGATGCGCACACACAAGGAGAGGAGCGCCCAGCTGGGCACAGAGAATGAAactctgcaggagcagctgcaggagaggctgcaggagctggagaagatTAAG GAGTTGCACacaacagaaaagacaaagttGATCACTCAGCTTCGTGATGCAAAGAACCTCATtgagcagctggagcaggacAAG GGTATGGTCATTGCCGAGACAAAGCGCCAGATGCATGAGACACTGGAAATGAAAGAAGAGGAGGTTGCACAGCTTCGCTCCAGGCTCCAGCAGGCAACTGCCCAGAAAGAAGAACTAcaggaacagaaagaaaaggctgaaaaatcAG cATTTGAAGAACTTGAACGTGCGCTGGGTGTAGCTCAGAAGGCCGAGGAGGCCCGAAAACAGCTGCAggttcagctggaggagagagtgaaagaagtCGAGAGGGTCaatgaggaagagaggaagagtttGCAGGAGAAGCTCACACGGGTCAAACAGGAGGTCGTCACCATCATGAAG AAATCATCAGAGGAAACAGTGGTCAATATGGAAAAACTCCACAAGGAAGCCCTGGCTGctaaagaagaagagatgagtgccagaatcaacaaagcTGTC GAGCAGTGCAAAGAGGAGTTTGCCCAGTTAGGTAAGGAGCGAGATCAGCAGGCATCTCTGGCGCTGGAGGATGTAGAGTTACAGAAGACGGCCATACGGACAGAGGCTGATAACAAGGTTAAAGATAtacagctggagctggaggctgCAAGGACT AGAATACTTGAGCTGGAGAGCTCTCTCGAGAAGATCTCACAAGATGGATCCTGTCTGTCCCATGAACTTTCCAAGCAGTTGGACGAGCTGAAGGATAAACACAAAGAGCAAATCTCTGCATTAGAGGAAAAGCAccaggagcagctggaaaaGCACAAGGGCACCCTAACCCAGCAGCACGATGCTGCTCTCGAGGAGCTCAAGGAAAAACACCAAGCTGAAGTAGAGACCCTCCTGAAAGATAAAGAACTGCAGTTCCAAGCACATGTTGAAGACATGAACCAGAAAACTTTAGAGAAACTGGAAGCAAAGCAGTCAGAGCTGGAGGCAGTTTCCGCTGAACTTTCTGAGGCTTTGAAGGGTAAACAGCTCCTGGAGCAGAAGTTGGTTGCAGCTGAAGAGGTTCATAGGTTAGCTCAACAGGAACATGAGAAGAGGTTTCAAGAGTGGGAGGCAAAGCACAATGTAGAGCTGGCAAATATCAAACAGGAGCATGAGCAGTCTCTTGGAGGAATAGAGAAAACTCTGAAGGAGGAACTTAACGCATTGAAGATTGTTctgagggaaaaggaaaaggaaattaaagaaCACATGCTCAAGCAAAAAACATTACAAGAGGAATCACAAGAGCTAAATGTCAAGGTAAAGGaagtggaggagctgcagcagtgtttatCGCAATCCAAGCTGGATAATGAGAGCCTAAAGGAATCTAATGCACAGCTGAGTGAGATCTCAAAGGATCTTGATCAGTGTAGAAAGGATTTGTCAGATTTGGAGCATCAGTTGGAAGTAGCAAAGAATGACTGccaacagaaagagaagtcGCTTCAAGAGCTAGAGCAGCAATtacaacaaagcaaaaaggAGCTGTCAGAGAAGGAGAAGTCATTTACTGCAGAGCTGAACACTAAACAGGAAGAACAGACCTGCCTCATGAAACTGCTGGATGATGAAAAAGCTGATCATGAGAAGAAGTTGAAAAACACTataagagagagggatgagataGAAACTaagctgaaaacacaggaaacaaaaatggaaaagcttaAACAGAAAGCCAAAGACATGCATGAGAGCTATAAGAAAAAGATTCAGCAgaatgaagaaaacatgaagatAGAACTTgcaaagaaggagaaagagctTCAGCAGAAAGAGCAACAAGTTCAAGAGAAAATCATAGAGATGGCTCAAAAGAGTTCCCAGGGCCTGAGCAGCACAGTGTCCGAGCTGCAGGCCAACCATAAGGAAGAGGTGGAGAAGCTACACGACACCCACAAGCATGAGATTGAGGAGCTGGAGCGTCGGTTGCAGGAAAAGTTAGCACAGCAAGAGGAGGAATTAATGGAGAAACACTCGAACATATTACAGGAGAAGGCTCAGGAACTGGAGGAAATTTCTCAGCAACTTAGCCGAGGCAAACAGGAGAACGAGCAAGTGTTGTGCGAATTGAAGGATCTAAAGGAGGAGCTGGTGATTCGAGAAACCACCGTGCAGAAGCTGCAAGAAGAGCTGAACGAAGCAGCGGTTAAGCTTGAAAGTTTGTCTCAGGCTGAGGCGCTGCTGAAAGAGCAAATGGAGTCAGTGGAGAGAAACCTCAACCAGGCTCTGAACGAGAGGAACTCGCTGCAAGACCAGCTTAACGCAACCaaggaggaggacacagagaagTTGAAGACCTTGTCAGATAAGCTGGAGGAAACGGAGATGCAACTGAAAGCTCTTGAAGGTTCCAGATGTAAAGAGACTGAGGAGTTGCAGACTAAATTTGAGGAAAGTTCCTCTCAGCTACAAGCTGCTATCCATACTAAAGAAGAAAGAATTTGCACTTTAGAGGAGAATCTCCGCCAGCAGACGGAGGCAAATAAGAATCTATGCATTTCATTAGACCAGATGACCGCTCAGGTAAATGCTCAAACGGAGCATGTCGAAGCCTTAACACATGAGAAGGAGAATAATTCTCAGTCTATCAGTGAGAAAGTTCAGAAAATTGAGGAGCTGAGTGAGGCAAACAGAATCATATCGGAAAGTATTAAAGCGAATGAGTTGCGTATCAGCGACTTGGAAAGCATCATCAGTGACTTGAAAAATCAGCTAGCAAGTAGCataaaagagaaggaggaagccATAAATCAGCTGAACCAGCAGTatgaagaggagagacaccaGGCGGCTGAAACCATAGAGAGATTAGAGCAGGAGAGAAAGTCTGCGTTAGAGCAGGCGGATGTACTCAGGAGCAGTCTGTCTGAGTACGACACCAAGTTCACCCAGAATGACAACACTATCATGTGTCTCCAGGGCAGGCTTGACGAGCTGGAGCGCGAAATCGCTGAAAAGAATGAAGCCCTGCAAACGCTGACAGCAAGTATTGACAATCAGTCCATCAGCAAGTCGGAGATGGACCAGGTGTTGAGTGAGAAAGAGCAGAAGGTCAGCGGACTCACCTCGGAGCTGGAGGGTAGCATCAGTCGACTTGGCGAGCTCCAGGAGCAGTTAGCCTTAAAGACAAAAGAGTGTGAACAACTCACAGCTGacctcaaacagcagcacagcatcAGGGAGAGCGAAAAGAAAGAATTGgtagagcagctgcagcagacccaGATGCAGTGCACTCAGAACGGTAATTTGGAGCAGGAGATGGTAGAAAAACTGCGCTCCCTGGAGGAAGAGTGTAAACACAAGCTTGAAAGTCAAAGGGCGGAATTCGAAAAAGCAAAAGATGAGATTCTACAGAGCAAAGAGGAGAATCTGAAGGCAACTGAAGAGAAGTTGTCTGCAGAGAGTGCCCGGAAAGTGTCCGAGCTGAAGAAGAAAGCTGAGCAGAAAATCGGTCAGATTAAGAAACAGCTAACCTCACAGCTTGAGGAAAAGGAGCAGGTGATCAAGTCTCTTCAAACGAGCCTGGACGAAATGAAGAGCAACGAAACAGCCGGCAAACAACATGCAGAAACGttagaagagaaaacaaaaaccctcGAGGATGCTCTCGTCAAGCTTAaggaagagcaggagaaaaATCTTGAGCAGATTCTGAGTAATGAAAGGCTTGAGAAAGAGAAGTCTTTAGAGGAATTGAAAAATGCGTACGAAGAGAAGCTGCGAGATGTAGCGCAACAAGGGGAgctcaaagaaaatgaatcagcacTACATGAAATCGAGGCCAGGCTCAAAGAAGCAGAAGAGCAGAATGGAAACCTCGCCGCGGAAATTAATCGGCTGAGAGAAGAAATATGCGAGAAGGAAGCTCAGCTTGATCAACATCAGGAAACTATTAAACAGATCCAGAATTCATCACGACCTGAGGCCGAGACGATGGTGGAGTGTAGCAGCGTACAGCAAACCATGAGCGCGATGGAAAACCACTCGACGGAAGACGGCGATTCTCTCGAGTCTGTCAAGAGTAATCTGAGTCAGGTGAAGAACGAGAAGGAGAAAATCCTCAAGGACTTCACCAGGCTACAGAAAGACATCCGATTACTGAGGAAGGAGCACGAGCAGGACCTTGAATACATGAAGAAGGAGTTGTTAGAGGAACACGAGGAAAAGCTAAA ATTAGAGTTGGAAGATGTGGAAATGAAGCACAATTCTGCCATCAAGCAGCTAATGAGAGAGGTCAACACTCAACTGGCCTTGAAGGAGGCGGAGCTAAATACGGCGGTGAAGGAGGCCATTG CAAAAGCCCAGAGTGTTGAAGCAGAGCTCATCAGTATCCACCGTGAAGAAGTCAGTCAGCTGAAAAAGCTTGTTGCCCAGAAGGAGGATGATTTGCACAGAACTGTTCAGAAGTATGAACAGGTTTTACAG agtcgagaggaggagatgggtgACAGAGTGTGGCAGGTCCAGAAagaactggaggagctgcaagGAAGGAGCCGTGTCACAGTTGAG gAAGAGATGACCCCAGAAGAACTACAG GCTCAGCTAGCGGAGAAGACAACTTTGCTGAGCGAGGCTCGACTGAAGGAGCAGGGCTTTATTGAGAAA ATTCACTCGCTTGAGGACAAGATTAAATGTTTCCACCGGAGCACTGTTGTAACTCATCTTGGGAGCACATTTAAAG ATCCTGGATTCAACAGCTCAGATTCACTCTCAGAGGCCACAGAGATGGAGTACCTGAGGAAGGTGTTGTTTGAATACATGATGGGACGGGAAACAAAA